One genomic region from Leifsonia poae encodes:
- a CDS encoding M20/M25/M40 family metallo-hydrolase: MTEIDEDAALERFRTLLRVPTMSRNAIDETDWASFDRFIGLLPELYPALHGTLERELHGHSMLYRWRGRGEGAPTVLLAHYDVVPATEEGWQHPPFGAELTGDGDDRVLWSRGTLDDKGALVAILEAVETLVADGYTPENDVYLSFGHDEETVGSGAISIVATLTERGIRPALVVDEGGAVVEGIFPGVTEPIAVVGVSEKGITSISLTVEQSGGHASTPPRLTATVRLARAITRLNAKPFPARLSETNLQMVETLGAHTSGALRTVFTNARRLKPALVAVLSRMSDETRAIVRTTTAVTQLRGSLAANALPETAEAVVNVRIAVGSSVAETLAHIRKAIHDPLVGIVAVDPSEPSPVSPTSGPEWDAMAAAIRTAHPEAIVTPYVMLGASDSRHFTAISDAVYRFTPFEMSGDERATLHARNERMHVRTWLRGIGFYASLLRSR, from the coding sequence ATGACCGAGATCGACGAGGATGCCGCACTCGAGCGGTTCCGCACGCTTCTGCGCGTGCCGACCATGTCGCGGAACGCGATCGACGAGACCGACTGGGCGAGCTTCGACCGCTTCATCGGACTGCTGCCCGAGTTGTACCCCGCTCTGCACGGCACACTCGAGCGCGAGCTCCACGGGCACTCGATGCTCTACCGCTGGCGAGGGCGGGGCGAGGGCGCCCCGACGGTGCTGCTCGCCCACTACGACGTCGTGCCGGCCACCGAGGAAGGCTGGCAGCATCCGCCGTTCGGGGCAGAACTCACGGGCGACGGCGATGACAGGGTCCTGTGGAGCCGGGGCACCCTCGACGACAAGGGCGCACTGGTCGCCATCCTGGAGGCCGTCGAGACACTCGTCGCCGACGGATACACGCCGGAGAACGATGTGTACCTGAGCTTCGGGCACGACGAGGAGACGGTCGGCTCCGGGGCCATCTCGATCGTCGCCACCCTCACCGAACGCGGCATCCGCCCGGCACTCGTGGTCGACGAAGGCGGGGCCGTCGTCGAGGGGATCTTCCCCGGAGTCACCGAGCCGATCGCGGTCGTCGGGGTGAGTGAGAAGGGCATCACCAGCATCAGCCTGACCGTCGAACAGAGCGGCGGACACGCCTCGACTCCCCCACGACTGACCGCCACCGTTCGACTCGCACGCGCGATCACCCGCCTGAACGCCAAGCCCTTTCCGGCGCGACTCTCCGAGACGAACCTGCAGATGGTCGAGACGCTGGGCGCGCACACAAGCGGCGCACTACGCACGGTGTTCACGAACGCGCGCCGGCTCAAGCCGGCGCTGGTGGCTGTGCTCAGCCGGATGAGCGACGAGACGCGCGCGATCGTCAGGACGACGACCGCCGTCACGCAGCTCCGCGGCAGCCTGGCGGCGAACGCACTGCCCGAAACAGCCGAGGCAGTGGTGAACGTGCGGATCGCGGTCGGCTCCAGCGTCGCCGAGACCCTCGCCCACATCCGCAAAGCGATCCACGACCCTCTGGTGGGCATCGTCGCCGTCGACCCGAGCGAACCCTCCCCCGTCTCACCGACGAGCGGCCCGGAATGGGACGCTATGGCGGCCGCTATCCGCACAGCCCACCCTGAAGCGATAGTGACCCCGTACGTGATGCTCGGCGCGAGCGACAGCCGGCATTTCACCGCGATCAGCGACGCCGTCTACCGTTTCACGCCGTTCGAGATGAGCGGTGATGAGCGGGCGACTCTCCACGCCCGCAACGAACGGATGCACGTGCGCACCTGGCTGCGGGGCATCGGCTTCTACGCCTCACTCCTCCGCTCCCGCTGA
- a CDS encoding O-acetyl-ADP-ribose deacetylase has product MDDVIEIVRGDITLEHVDAVVNAANSSLLGGGGVDGAIHRAGGPAILEACRELRATTLPDGLPTGRAVATTAGDLPATWVIHAVGPVWSAEEDRTELLQNAYRSSLRVARELEATSVAFPAISAGAYGWPLDDAARIAVSTVRAVLAASFGPVERVRFVLFSDDALAAFRTASGD; this is encoded by the coding sequence GTGGACGACGTCATCGAGATCGTCCGCGGCGACATCACCCTCGAACACGTGGATGCGGTGGTCAACGCAGCGAACAGCTCGCTGCTGGGCGGCGGCGGGGTCGATGGTGCGATTCACCGCGCCGGAGGGCCGGCCATCCTCGAAGCATGCCGCGAGCTGCGGGCCACGACGTTGCCCGACGGGCTTCCCACCGGCCGGGCCGTGGCCACGACCGCGGGCGACCTGCCCGCGACCTGGGTCATCCACGCCGTGGGCCCGGTCTGGTCGGCCGAAGAAGATCGCACCGAGCTGCTGCAGAACGCGTACCGTTCCTCTCTCCGCGTCGCCCGCGAGCTGGAGGCGACGAGCGTGGCCTTTCCTGCCATCTCGGCGGGGGCGTACGGGTGGCCGCTGGACGATGCGGCGCGCATCGCCGTGAGCACCGTGCGCGCCGTGCTTGCCGCATCCTTCGGACCGGTCGAACGGGTGCGGTTCGTGCTGTTCTCCGATGATGCGCTTGCGGCGTTCCGCACGGCGAGCGGCGACTGA
- a CDS encoding metal-sensitive transcriptional regulator, with amino-acid sequence MIADIKKRAMHRTRILEGQLRGLEKMIENEDYCIDIITQSLAIQKSLGSLNKLLVENHLKTHVSEMFDEGGSQRDDAIVELLKVYELSNNRG; translated from the coding sequence GTGATCGCAGACATCAAGAAACGCGCCATGCACCGCACGCGCATCCTCGAAGGCCAGCTGAGGGGCCTGGAGAAGATGATCGAGAACGAGGACTACTGCATCGACATCATCACCCAGTCCCTGGCCATCCAGAAGTCGCTCGGCTCGCTCAACAAGCTCCTGGTGGAGAACCATCTGAAGACCCACGTCTCGGAGATGTTCGACGAAGGGGGCAGCCAGCGCGACGACGCGATCGTGGAGCTCCTCAAGGTCTACGAGCTGTCGAACAACCGGGGCTGA
- a CDS encoding RbsD/FucU domain-containing protein, whose protein sequence is MLKNLSPLLSGALLSALDSMDDGDMLTLVGSGYPVQEIVSPVIHLGEVTTEAAADAILSVFPLDNADPSPIMFLDLGGEPYDVPDVAFAVNGIASDAELRRVAMTRLELDDFVALARQSVVTVRVGSDAPPCAFLLRKGSC, encoded by the coding sequence TTGCTGAAGAACCTCAGCCCGCTGCTGTCTGGTGCGCTCTTGAGCGCGCTGGATTCCATGGACGATGGCGACATGCTTACCCTTGTCGGCAGCGGCTATCCAGTGCAAGAAATAGTTTCACCCGTCATTCATCTTGGAGAGGTGACAACAGAGGCCGCGGCGGACGCGATCCTCAGTGTGTTCCCTCTCGACAACGCAGACCCGTCGCCGATCATGTTCCTCGATCTCGGCGGAGAACCGTACGATGTGCCCGACGTGGCGTTCGCAGTGAATGGCATCGCGTCCGATGCCGAACTTCGCCGCGTCGCAATGACACGTCTGGAGCTCGACGACTTCGTCGCGCTCGCCCGCCAATCCGTGGTCACCGTACGAGTGGGGTCCGACGCCCCGCCCTGTGCGTTCCTGCTGCGAAAAGGCTCCTGCTAA
- a CDS encoding DUF6804 family protein produces MSRPASQQPAFSRVALAPGLLGAIVLIAGLALVGGDWYLYVQYATAILALILCVFAGQAKQWWWFVGLIPVAVIWNPVWPIPFDEVVLRGLHIAGAVLFIAVAVNVKVPTDPRR; encoded by the coding sequence GTGTCACGACCAGCATCCCAACAGCCCGCCTTCAGCCGTGTCGCGCTCGCGCCCGGACTGCTCGGCGCCATCGTGCTCATCGCCGGTCTCGCCCTGGTGGGTGGCGACTGGTACCTCTACGTCCAATACGCGACGGCCATCCTCGCGTTGATCCTCTGTGTCTTCGCTGGGCAGGCGAAGCAGTGGTGGTGGTTCGTCGGTTTGATCCCCGTCGCCGTCATCTGGAACCCGGTGTGGCCCATCCCGTTCGACGAGGTCGTGCTCCGCGGGCTCCACATCGCCGGCGCGGTGCTGTTCATCGCGGTCGCCGTGAACGTGAAAGTGCCGACAGATCCCCGCCGCTGA
- a CDS encoding DEAD/DEAH box helicase, which translates to MSRSGQRTASSRPQQRRTRHANNDGLIPVLARKVREVEAKAADGKKLGPTNRTKFQVIAFLMREERARAKSDTELGDAARAEQLKRLDGIATILAKTAARDTSLIALLESEAPPTATAQKMRRDWLLESGTELSPDDLIITTERPVVKQDSVITPELAEKQVIPQSVRARQLSNPFLAPDFSRAAAPASAPRRRLDSWELLGPLFKSFEYGAGGQAASMELPPAPAIDRYSPPGMELMHHQARFIESARLGHRTFLLADEPGLGKTAQSILAASVSGAYPLLAVVPNVVKMNWAREVERWAPHRRATVIHGDGEGLDAFADVVIVNYEVLDRHLAWLSTLGFKGMVVDEAHFIKNLHSQRSKYVLGLADAIRSTGDPLLIALTGTPLINDIDDFKAIWQFLGWIDGNKPTPALMQRLEETELTPADFGFYAAAREAVIDMGIVRRRKLDVAADLPSRRVVDLPVELDDDLGRSIRQAEQELAARLVSKYRRASAAGRPDSFDGDDDAHRKHLIRLVAQSELEESKSAKSGDNVFTMVRKIGQAKAGLASDYAAQLARSVGKVVFFAKHIDVMDAAEDAFAARDLKTISIRGDQTAIARQKEIDAFNNDPDVSVAVCSLTAAGVGLNLQAASNVVLAELSWTAAEQTQAIDRVHRIGQEEPVTAWRIIAAQTIDSKIAELIDAKQGLAARALDGSDVEPGSADSVQLEALIHLLTDALD; encoded by the coding sequence ATGTCCCGTTCTGGTCAACGCACCGCCTCGTCGCGCCCGCAGCAGCGACGCACCCGCCACGCGAACAACGATGGACTCATCCCGGTGCTCGCCCGCAAGGTGCGCGAGGTGGAGGCCAAGGCCGCGGACGGCAAGAAGCTCGGGCCGACGAACCGCACCAAGTTCCAGGTGATCGCGTTCCTGATGCGCGAGGAGCGGGCGCGGGCCAAGTCGGACACCGAACTCGGTGACGCCGCCCGCGCTGAGCAGCTGAAGCGTCTCGACGGCATCGCGACGATCCTCGCGAAGACGGCGGCGCGCGACACCTCGCTCATCGCCCTGCTCGAATCCGAGGCACCGCCGACAGCCACCGCGCAGAAGATGCGCCGCGACTGGTTGCTGGAGTCCGGCACCGAGCTCAGCCCGGACGACCTCATCATCACGACCGAACGACCGGTGGTCAAGCAGGACAGTGTCATCACCCCCGAGCTCGCGGAGAAGCAGGTCATTCCGCAGTCGGTCCGGGCCCGCCAGCTCTCCAACCCGTTCCTCGCCCCCGACTTCTCGCGGGCCGCGGCGCCGGCCTCCGCCCCGCGGCGCCGGCTCGACTCCTGGGAACTGCTCGGCCCCCTGTTCAAGTCGTTCGAATACGGTGCAGGTGGTCAAGCGGCGAGCATGGAGCTTCCGCCTGCCCCTGCGATCGACCGGTATTCCCCTCCCGGCATGGAACTCATGCACCACCAGGCGCGCTTCATCGAGAGCGCGCGGCTCGGACATCGGACCTTCCTGCTCGCCGACGAGCCCGGCCTCGGCAAGACGGCGCAGTCCATCCTCGCCGCCTCGGTCTCCGGCGCCTATCCATTGCTCGCGGTCGTGCCGAACGTCGTCAAGATGAACTGGGCGCGCGAAGTGGAGCGCTGGGCGCCTCACCGGCGTGCCACTGTCATCCACGGCGACGGCGAGGGCCTGGATGCGTTCGCCGATGTGGTCATCGTCAACTACGAGGTGCTCGACCGGCACCTCGCCTGGCTCAGCACGCTGGGCTTCAAGGGCATGGTGGTCGATGAGGCGCATTTCATCAAGAACCTGCACTCGCAGCGCTCCAAGTACGTGCTCGGCCTCGCCGACGCCATCCGGTCCACCGGCGACCCGCTGCTCATCGCGCTCACCGGAACCCCGCTGATCAACGACATCGACGACTTCAAGGCGATCTGGCAGTTCCTCGGCTGGATAGACGGTAACAAGCCGACCCCGGCGCTCATGCAGCGACTGGAGGAGACGGAGCTCACGCCCGCCGACTTCGGCTTCTACGCCGCCGCCCGCGAGGCCGTCATCGATATGGGCATCGTGCGCCGCCGCAAACTCGATGTGGCCGCCGATCTGCCGAGCCGCCGGGTCGTCGACCTGCCCGTCGAGCTCGATGACGATCTGGGCCGTTCCATCCGGCAGGCCGAGCAGGAGCTCGCCGCGCGGCTCGTGTCGAAGTACCGTCGCGCCTCCGCCGCCGGCCGGCCCGACTCGTTCGACGGCGATGACGATGCCCACCGCAAACACCTCATCCGGCTTGTTGCCCAATCGGAGCTGGAGGAGTCGAAGTCGGCCAAGAGCGGGGACAACGTCTTCACCATGGTCCGCAAGATCGGTCAGGCGAAGGCCGGTCTCGCCTCCGACTATGCGGCCCAGCTGGCGCGCTCGGTCGGCAAGGTGGTGTTCTTCGCCAAGCACATCGACGTGATGGATGCGGCGGAGGACGCCTTCGCCGCCCGCGATCTGAAGACGATCTCGATCCGCGGCGACCAGACAGCGATCGCTCGCCAGAAGGAGATCGACGCCTTCAACAACGACCCGGACGTGTCGGTGGCCGTCTGCTCCCTGACCGCCGCAGGCGTCGGGCTCAACCTGCAGGCAGCCTCGAACGTCGTGCTCGCCGAGCTGTCGTGGACGGCCGCTGAGCAGACGCAGGCGATCGACCGCGTGCACCGCATCGGTCAGGAGGAGCCGGTGACGGCCTGGCGCATCATCGCCGCGCAGACGATCGACTCCAAGATCGCGGAGCTCATCGACGCCAAGCAGGGTCTCGCGGCGCGGGCTCTCGACGGCTCCGACGTCGAGCCCGGCTCGGCCGACTCCGTGCAGCTCGAGGCCCTCATCCACCTCCTCACCGACGCCCTGGACTGA
- a CDS encoding response regulator, giving the protein MIRLLLADDHPVVRAGLRALFTTEPDLTVVGEASSPAEAIALSADLEPDVVLMDLQFGADADGDGTTATRSLRSSAHPPHVLVLTNYDTDADILGAVEAGASGYLLKDAPPAELVAAVRAAAAGQTALTPAVADRLGAHREARGSRLSAREIEVLGLVAAGSTNAEIGRALFLSEATVKSHLVHIFTKLGVPSRTAAVARARETGLIRS; this is encoded by the coding sequence ATGATCCGCCTGCTGCTCGCCGATGACCATCCGGTGGTGCGCGCCGGGCTGCGCGCACTGTTCACGACCGAACCCGACCTGACCGTCGTCGGCGAGGCATCGAGCCCGGCCGAAGCGATCGCGCTCTCCGCCGACCTCGAACCGGATGTGGTGCTGATGGACCTGCAGTTCGGTGCCGACGCCGACGGGGACGGCACCACGGCCACCCGGAGCCTGCGCTCATCGGCGCATCCTCCGCACGTGCTCGTGCTGACCAACTACGACACCGACGCCGACATCCTCGGTGCGGTGGAGGCCGGGGCAAGCGGCTACCTGCTCAAAGATGCACCGCCGGCCGAGCTCGTGGCCGCCGTCCGGGCCGCAGCCGCGGGCCAGACCGCCCTCACCCCGGCCGTCGCCGACCGACTCGGAGCACATCGAGAGGCGCGTGGAAGCCGGCTGAGCGCTCGTGAGATCGAGGTGCTCGGCCTGGTGGCCGCCGGCAGCACCAACGCCGAGATCGGGCGTGCGCTGTTTCTGAGCGAGGCGACCGTCAAATCCCACCTGGTGCACATCTTCACCAAGCTCGGCGTCCCCTCGCGCACGGCGGCCGTCGCGCGGGCCCGCGAGACCGGGCTCATCCGCAGCTGA
- a CDS encoding sensor histidine kinase, translating into MNHSALTPVFTALRIGLHILVVGLAGFVLARACIEVATTHDWARPAAVIVVSIAFVVSYAAGGPLRSRLIGRWRFVWLALLSVEWLVLAVLTADATFLVFPLFFLFLHLMPLPANVVAVAVATGCAVLLFAAHSGWSVGGVVGPVLGAAVAIAIGLGYRALFREAHERDILIRDLLATREQLAATEREAGTLAERARLAREIHDTVAQGLSSIQLLLHAAERADPGHPAVDTIRLARETAATSLAETRGFIRELTPPALEHKTLAGALRRLGAETERASGVRVTVRESGEPVVLPMTVETALLRIAQGSLANVVQHAHAANADVTLSYMDDTVTLDVVDDGGGFDTDAIGSGERHPDSFGLRAIRERAEALGGEAVVEARLGRGTAVAVSIPLATTANG; encoded by the coding sequence ATGAACCATTCGGCACTCACCCCGGTGTTCACGGCCTTGCGCATCGGGCTGCACATCCTCGTGGTCGGACTCGCCGGCTTCGTGCTCGCCCGAGCCTGCATCGAGGTGGCGACCACTCACGACTGGGCCCGGCCGGCCGCCGTGATCGTCGTGTCGATCGCCTTCGTCGTCAGCTACGCCGCCGGCGGTCCGTTGCGCTCCCGCCTCATCGGCCGCTGGCGGTTCGTCTGGCTCGCCCTGCTGAGCGTCGAATGGCTCGTGCTCGCTGTGCTCACAGCAGACGCGACCTTCCTGGTCTTCCCGCTGTTCTTCCTCTTCCTGCACCTGATGCCGTTGCCCGCCAATGTCGTCGCCGTCGCCGTCGCGACGGGCTGCGCCGTTCTGCTGTTCGCCGCGCACAGCGGGTGGAGCGTGGGCGGGGTGGTCGGCCCGGTGCTCGGCGCCGCCGTCGCCATCGCGATCGGGCTCGGCTACCGCGCACTGTTCCGTGAGGCGCACGAACGGGACATCCTGATCCGCGATCTCCTCGCCACCCGCGAGCAACTCGCCGCCACCGAGCGCGAAGCGGGCACCCTGGCGGAGCGGGCCCGCCTCGCGCGGGAGATCCACGACACTGTCGCCCAGGGCCTGTCGAGCATCCAACTGCTGCTCCACGCCGCCGAGCGCGCGGATCCGGGCCACCCGGCCGTCGACACCATCCGGCTGGCCCGCGAGACGGCCGCCACCAGTCTCGCCGAGACCCGCGGATTCATCCGCGAGCTCACCCCGCCCGCCCTCGAACACAAGACGCTCGCCGGCGCATTGCGCCGGCTGGGCGCTGAGACCGAGCGGGCCAGCGGCGTACGGGTCACGGTGCGCGAGAGCGGCGAGCCCGTCGTCCTCCCGATGACCGTGGAGACCGCGCTGCTGCGCATCGCCCAGGGCTCCCTCGCGAACGTCGTGCAGCACGCCCACGCGGCGAACGCCGACGTCACCCTCAGCTACATGGACGACACCGTCACGCTCGACGTCGTCGACGACGGCGGCGGATTCGACACCGACGCGATCGGATCCGGCGAACGCCACCCCGACTCGTTCGGGCTGCGCGCCATCCGGGAACGGGCCGAGGCGCTCGGCGGCGAGGCGGTCGTGGAGGCGCGCCTCGGACGCGGCACCGCCGTCGCCGTCTCGATTCCGCTCGCAACCACGGCGAACGGATGA
- a CDS encoding DUF3224 domain-containing protein translates to MTETETITARFDVTGWDPAELPGIAGEWVGAIIMRKVYTEGLVGESLAHFVSSGTEESRGYFAAERITATADDGRTGAFTVHHGGMQGPDDASAFGYIIPGTGTGDFAGFAGTARIIHDERGPFFVFTLE, encoded by the coding sequence ATGACCGAAACCGAAACCATCACCGCCCGCTTCGACGTCACCGGCTGGGATCCGGCCGAGCTCCCGGGTATCGCTGGGGAATGGGTCGGGGCCATCATCATGCGCAAGGTCTACACCGAGGGTCTGGTCGGCGAGTCCCTGGCGCACTTCGTCTCCTCCGGCACCGAGGAGAGCCGCGGCTATTTCGCCGCCGAACGGATCACCGCGACCGCCGACGATGGCCGCACCGGGGCATTCACTGTCCACCACGGCGGTATGCAGGGCCCCGACGACGCTTCGGCGTTCGGCTACATCATCCCGGGGACCGGCACCGGCGACTTCGCCGGCTTCGCGGGGACCGCGAGGATCATTCACGACGAGAGAGGACCGTTCTTCGTCTTCACGCTCGAGTGA
- a CDS encoding CYTH domain-containing protein has protein sequence MVHHSQIEIERKYDVDDATEPPRLVGAGAVATETEPDTVELVAVYHDTEELTLARHRVAVRIRRGGADEGWHVKLPGEEGRTELHWSLEEGDRPPAELLDLLREQIGDAPLRPIARVTNRRTTVVLQDAAGFALAELCDDHVESENLVAGGVRAWREWEVELLEGAPDTRSGRTALLDEIERRLLAAGAVVSASSSKLARALGL, from the coding sequence ATGGTGCACCACTCGCAGATCGAGATCGAACGCAAATACGACGTCGACGACGCGACGGAGCCTCCCCGGCTGGTGGGGGCCGGCGCCGTCGCGACCGAGACGGAGCCCGACACAGTGGAGCTCGTCGCCGTCTACCACGACACCGAAGAACTGACGCTCGCGCGGCACCGGGTCGCCGTGCGCATCCGCCGCGGGGGAGCCGACGAGGGCTGGCATGTGAAGCTGCCCGGCGAGGAGGGGCGCACCGAGCTGCACTGGTCGCTCGAGGAAGGCGACCGGCCCCCGGCAGAGCTGCTCGACCTGCTGCGAGAGCAGATCGGGGATGCGCCGCTGCGGCCGATCGCTCGGGTCACAAACCGTCGCACCACCGTCGTCTTGCAGGATGCGGCCGGCTTCGCGCTCGCCGAGCTGTGCGATGACCATGTGGAGAGCGAGAATCTCGTCGCCGGTGGGGTGCGAGCGTGGCGCGAGTGGGAGGTCGAACTGCTCGAGGGCGCCCCCGACACGCGTTCCGGCCGGACCGCCCTGCTCGACGAGATCGAGCGGCGGCTTCTCGCCGCCGGTGCCGTGGTCTCGGCGAGTTCGTCGAAGCTGGCGCGCGCCCTCGGCCTCTGA
- a CDS encoding 6-phosphofructokinase, translated as MKIGILTSGGDCPGLNAVIRGAVLKGDRVFDSEFAGFRYGWRGVVDGDIMPLDRHSVRGLSRQGGTILGSSRTNPFEGDNGGPENIQRMIDQHGIDAIIAIGGEGTLTAARRLTDAGLKIVGVPKTIDNDLAATDYSFGFDTAVEIATEAIDRLRTTAESHQRCMVVEVMGRHVGWIALHSGMAGGAHAILIPEQPQSIEQIVEWVESVRDRGRAPVIVVSEGFHLDTMEEAHSHKGLDAFNRPRLGGIGEMLAPMIEERTGIESRASVLGHMQRGGVPSAYDRVLATRLGMAAIDAVYEGRWGSMVSLRGTDVVNVSIADATGGLKTVPQARYDEAALLFG; from the coding sequence ATGAAGATCGGCATTCTCACAAGCGGCGGCGACTGCCCGGGCCTGAACGCGGTCATCCGCGGCGCTGTGCTCAAAGGCGATCGCGTGTTCGACTCGGAGTTCGCCGGTTTCCGGTACGGCTGGCGCGGCGTCGTCGACGGCGACATCATGCCGCTCGACCGGCACAGTGTGCGCGGGCTCTCCCGCCAGGGTGGAACGATCCTGGGTTCCAGCCGAACCAACCCCTTCGAGGGCGACAACGGCGGCCCGGAGAACATCCAGCGCATGATAGACCAGCACGGCATCGACGCGATCATCGCGATCGGCGGGGAGGGCACGCTGACCGCGGCCCGCCGTCTGACCGACGCCGGGCTCAAGATCGTCGGCGTTCCGAAGACCATCGACAACGACCTCGCCGCCACCGACTACTCCTTCGGCTTCGACACGGCCGTTGAGATCGCGACCGAGGCGATCGACCGGTTGCGCACCACGGCCGAGTCGCACCAGCGCTGCATGGTCGTCGAGGTCATGGGCCGCCACGTCGGCTGGATCGCCCTGCACTCCGGGATGGCAGGCGGCGCTCACGCCATCCTCATCCCCGAGCAGCCGCAGTCCATCGAGCAGATCGTGGAGTGGGTCGAGTCGGTGCGCGACCGCGGCCGGGCCCCGGTCATCGTCGTCTCCGAGGGCTTCCATCTCGACACGATGGAGGAGGCTCACTCCCATAAGGGACTGGACGCGTTCAACCGTCCGCGCCTCGGCGGCATCGGCGAGATGCTCGCCCCGATGATCGAGGAGCGAACCGGCATCGAGTCGCGGGCGAGCGTGCTCGGTCATATGCAGCGCGGCGGCGTGCCGAGCGCATACGACCGCGTGCTGGCCACCCGTCTCGGCATGGCGGCGATCGACGCGGTCTACGAGGGTCGATGGGGGTCGATGGTGTCGCTGCGCGGCACGGATGTGGTCAACGTCTCGATCGCCGACGCCACCGGCGGCCTGAAGACGGTGCCTCAAGCCCGGTACGACGAGGCGGCTCTGCTGTTCGGTTGA
- a CDS encoding NADP-dependent oxidoreductase → MPRFVQFDKFGSREYLRVVERKRPWPGPGQILVRVMAAGLNLIDVKVYRDESAGGRFGVTLPSGIGQDFAGFVEELGAGVTAFEVGEAVFGSAPFASIADFVIVRADAQVARKPDPLPFEVAGSLGVVGRTAMAAVGSLGLTEHDTVLVSAAAGGVGVLAAQLAIRAGARVVGTASEENHDYLEGLGVIPVAYGDGMTQRIREALDDGDRLTAVLDQHGPDTIDAALELGVAADRINTIAAFGPSARGANTVGGAQTTAEAMSEIAEMLAENELVLPIDSIFPIERVAEAYGRLEAGHLRGKIVIVTE, encoded by the coding sequence GTGCCCAGGTTCGTTCAATTCGACAAGTTCGGTTCCCGTGAGTACCTCCGGGTGGTGGAGCGGAAACGTCCGTGGCCCGGCCCGGGTCAGATCCTGGTGCGCGTCATGGCGGCCGGACTGAACCTGATCGACGTGAAGGTCTACCGCGACGAGAGCGCCGGCGGCCGGTTCGGGGTCACGCTGCCGAGCGGCATCGGCCAGGACTTCGCCGGCTTCGTCGAGGAGCTCGGCGCTGGGGTCACCGCGTTCGAGGTCGGTGAGGCCGTCTTCGGCAGTGCCCCGTTCGCATCCATCGCCGATTTCGTGATCGTGCGGGCGGACGCGCAGGTTGCGCGCAAACCGGACCCGCTCCCGTTCGAGGTCGCCGGGTCACTCGGGGTCGTCGGCCGCACGGCGATGGCGGCGGTGGGCTCTCTGGGCCTCACCGAGCACGACACCGTGTTGGTGAGCGCGGCGGCGGGCGGTGTCGGGGTGCTGGCCGCGCAGCTGGCGATCCGCGCCGGGGCGAGAGTCGTCGGCACCGCGAGTGAGGAGAACCACGACTACCTCGAAGGGCTGGGCGTGATCCCGGTCGCCTACGGGGACGGGATGACGCAGCGCATCCGCGAGGCTCTCGACGACGGCGACCGTCTCACCGCAGTGCTCGATCAGCACGGGCCCGACACCATCGACGCCGCGCTGGAGCTCGGGGTGGCCGCCGACCGGATCAACACGATCGCCGCCTTCGGGCCGTCTGCGCGGGGCGCGAACACCGTCGGCGGGGCCCAGACCACCGCCGAGGCCATGTCTGAGATCGCCGAGATGCTGGCCGAGAACGAATTGGTGCTGCCGATCGATTCGATCTTCCCGATCGAGCGCGTGGCGGAGGCCTACGGCCGGCTGGAGGCCGGACATCTGCGGGGCAAGATCGTGATCGTCACCGAGTAG